A segment of the Brevibacterium zhoupengii genome:
AATCGAGACTGTCGGCCGCCAACAGTCTCGACGCTTCCACGCCGCAGCGCAGTTGACCTCAGCCGAACGCGACGTGGTGATCCGGTTCCTCCGTGAGACGAAGAAGGACATCACCGCCCCCGAAGCAGAGTGAGTTCTCAGTGCTTGCTGGGCTTGGCCAGACGCGAGGGCCACCACAGACGATCCCCGATCCACAGCGACAGAGCCGGCACCAGCAGCGTCCGCACGATGAGAGCATCGAGGAGGACACCCAGCGAGACGATGATCGCCAGCTGGAGGAGGAACTGGATGGGAATGACGAGGAGTGCTGCGAAAGTCGCAGCGAGTACGATTCCTGCGCTCGTGATCACCCCTCCCGTCACCGACAGTCCTCGGAGTGTGCCTTCCCTCGTTCTGTGGGTGATGGCCTCTTCCCGAACTCGGGTCATCAGGAAGATGTTGTAGTCGATTCCCAATGCCACGAGGAAGACGAAAGCATACAGCGGTACCGACGGATCTGATTGAGGTTGCCCGATCAGACGGAAGATGACGGCACTGACTCCCAGCGCCGTGCCGAAGCTCAGCACCGTCGTCGCCAGCAGCAGCACCGGCGCGATCAGGGATCGCAGCAGGAGGGCGAGCATGATGGTGATGACGATGAGAACGATGGGAATGATCACCGTTCTATCTCGTGACGATGTGTCGTTGGTATCGAGATCAACAGCTGTGCTGCCACCGACCAACGCCTGAGTCGAGGACAAGTTCTCACGCAGATCCTCGATGGTGCCTTCTGCCTCAAGTGAGTCCGCAGGAGCGGACAAGGTCAGCGAGAACATGATGTCCCCGTTAATCTCCGTCGCCTCTGCCGCTGGCGGGCCAGGCCGTGAGTCGGTGATCACCTGGCCATCGTCGTCAATCGGTGTCGTGCCCGACGCGGAATCTCGGGCGACCAGCGCGAGACCGTCGATACCGCCTGACGACGAAATCGCCTCAGCGACCTCTCGACGTTCGTCACTGGGTGCGAGCACGTACGCAGGGTTGCCCGAGCCGCCGGAGAAGTGACGGTCGATTACTGCCTGGCCGTCGCGTGCCTGACTTTCGCCGAGCACGAAGTCACTCTGCGGGACGCCGTCGGCATCGAGGAACGCCAAACCGCCGCAGCCGATGACGAGAACGAGGGTGACTCCGGCGACTAGACGACGGGGTCCTTTGGCGACGAACCGGCCCACTCCTGGCCAGAGCCCTGTGGCATTCGGACCGGTGAGCACCGGGTGCTCGGTCCCATATCGGGGCCCCCGCGGCCAGAACGCCACTCGCCCGAAGACTGCGAGCATGGCCGGCAGGAAGGTCAGTGTGGTGAGCATGGCACACGCGATTCCTACCGCCGCCACCGGGCCGAGTGCTGAGTTCGATCCGAGGTCGGAGAGCAGCAGACACAGGAGGCCCACGATGACAGTTCCGCCCGAGGCCAGGATCGGTTCGAACACGCCGCGCATCGCTTTCCACGCGGCAGGGAAAGGGGTGGGATTGTCCCGCAGCTCTTCTCGGCAACGGGCGATGTAGAGCAGGGAGTAGTCGGTAGCGGCACCGATGACCAGGATGAAGAGGATGCCTTGGACCTGCCCATTGAGCGTCACGATTCCCTCACGAGCCAATGCGACATTGATCAGCACCGCTGCGCACAGGGCCGTGAGAGAGCTGACGAGCACAAGAACCGGCAACAGGGGCGATCGGTAGACGATGACGAGAATGACGAACACGACAGCGAGGGCGACGAGGAGCAGGATTCCGTCGATTCCGCCGAAGGCCTCTTGCAGATCGGCGCTGAAACCTGCCGGTCCGCTGACCCAGACATCGAGGCCGGCCAGCTCTTGTGCAGCGTCGTCCTCCAACTGTGTGACCACATCGCCGATTTCGGCATCGGAGGGGATCGAGACGACAAGCTGCGCGGCCTCCTTGTCATCCGATGGGATGACCGGGGAGGACTCCGCACCAGGAATGACATCGGCTGCGCGTTCAGCGAAGTCGTCGAGTCCCTCCTTGTCGGTGTCGGTGAGACCGCCTGAACGTTCGGCGACGATGATCGCCGGGACTGCGTCTGATCCGGTGAACTTCGCAATCTCGTTCTGGACCTTGGTCGATTCTGCACTCGAGGGCAGGAATGACGATCGCTCGTCGGTGGAGACGTCGTCAATCGATCCGAAACTCATCCCACCGAATCCGAATACTGCCAGCCAGACGAGAATGAGGGCAGCGGGAATAAGGATGCGCACGGCCCGTCGAGGATGAGACGACGACTCCAACTTTTCTTTCATCTGGCTAGTATTTCACCTGGCGAACTAAAACACCAAGCGCTGGCACTCACTCAGGGCTCGCACCGTGAGGAACCTTCACCCCATCACCAGGGATTCGCCAGCTGCCACCGCTCGAACCAGTATCTGTCGCCCTGGTAATGCGACTTCGACGGCCTGCAGCCCTTGAGATCCGAATGCTCTCCCAGCCAGGCCCTGACCAGTTCGGGCACCTCCCCCATCCTTCCCCGCCAATCATCGAGTGGCAGCAGGAGCACCGCGCCATCGACCGCCGTGAGGCGGCACGAGTAGTTCGGCAGCCCCTCGGTGTTCTGGGAATGTGTATAGCTGATCTGCTCACAGCCCGTGGTGAGGTAGAAGCGGATGTACTCCCCCGAAACGTCCGAGCACAGCGACTTGAAGTCCTGGTACCGACTGAGCCATTCCGGTCGCTGATATTCGTTCATACGTTCTATTATGCTCTGTTTTGGGTCAATCGTGAAGCATGCCCAGCGCCGACCCTCAGAAGCCTGTCAGGCTGTGGATTCAGAGAAACTTCTCGAACCACCAATCCAAACGCACACACTCTCCGAACCAGTACTGCTTGCCCGGTGCAGATGATCTGCACCGGGATTCAGGAAAGGACAGAGACAATGTTGAGCCTCAAACGCACAGGTCTTCGGACCATCATCGGTGCCACGATCGCAGCGCTTACCGTGATGGTCGGAGTCTCCACCGCCCCCGGCGCAGCTTCGGCGGCTGAAGCACCTCAGACAGATTCTGCAGACACCTCCAGCTCACTGATCGAAGGACCCCTCGTCGACCTCGGAGATCTGATGAACCTCATCGGCTCAATCAACATCGGACAGTTCCAGTAACCGTCCTTCTGAAATTCCGACTGCACCACCATCTCGCGCTCGAAAGACATAATGACTGACGACTCCCCCCGCATCGAACTCACGTCCGCGCAAAAGGGCATCTGGTATGCCCAGAAGATCGAGCCCGACAACCCGACCTTCCAGATCGGGCTGTACGTCGAAATTCTCGGACCCCTGGACGTCGATGTCATGCGACGTGCCGTCGGCACCACCGTGGCCGAGGCCGATTCGCTCAACGTCGTCTTCGGCGAAGACGACCAGGGAGTCTTTCAAAAGCACGGCTCGCCTCGCAGGCACCTACACTTCCATGATCTGCGAGGCGGGTCGGTCGACGAATCGGTGGCAAGGGCCCGGGCCCTCATGGAGGCCGACCTCGCCACCGTTCACGACCTCGAGACAGGTGAACTGCTCAGGTCTGAGCTGTTCCACCTCGGTGACGACCACTGGATCTTCTACCAGCGAGCCCACCACCTCCTCGTCGACGGCTACTCCGCTGTGCTCATCCTGCGACGCGAGTCGCAGCTGTACGGCGAGCTGGCTGATCCTGCTGCACAGCCATCGGAATCACCTTTCGGCAGCTTGGAGGCCCTGGTGGCCGAGGAAGCGGACTACCGATCCTCGGAGCGTTTCCGCACCGATGCTGATTTCTGGTCACAGACCATCGCCGAGTCGGAGACCGCCACGGGCTTGGCGGGACGTCCGCCTGCCTCGGCGAAACAGCTGGTCACAGCCGACGCCGACATACCCACGGAACTGGCCAGACAATTGGCGAGCGCCCAATCGGCACCGACGCTCATCCTCGCAGCGGCTGCAACCTATCTGCACAGGATGACAGGTCGGAAGACCGTCTCCGTGGGGCTGCCTGTGACGGCCCGGCGCAGCGCCCTGGCCAAATCAGTGCCGTCGATGATGTCGAAGATTTTGCCGCTGCAGCTGACCGCTGCACCAGAGACCACCTTCCCTGAACTCCTTGAGAGCACGGGTTCCGCCCTGCGCTCGACACTCATCCACCAACGATTCCAGTATCAGGAGCTCGACACCGACACGAGCTACATCGGGCCTTCGGTCAACATCTTCCCTGCCGTCGAAGACATCAACTTCGGTCAGGCCTCAGCCTCCCTGCATCTCCTGTCCACGGGCCCCGTCGATGACCTGTCGATCATCGTCCACGGCCTGGGAGCGGACCAGAACTCGTCCGGGAGGGACTCACGAAATGCGATCGTTCGGCTTGAGGCCAATGCCGAGCTCTACTCCCAGGAGAGCCTGGCCGATCACCTGGGACGCTTCATCTCCGTCCTCGCCCAGCTGGATCCCGGTCACGCTCAGCCTCTGGCGGGGCTGTCTCTGCTCGACGACAGCGAAGCAGACGAGGTCATCGCCGGCGGACAGGGCCGCGTCCAGGACATTCCCCGCCACACCGTGGTCGACGAATTCGCCCGCCACGCACATCAGACACCCTTCGCCTCCGCCGTCGTCGCCGATGACGGTCATCTCAGCTTCTCCGAACTCGATCGCCGTTCGACACAATTGGCCTGCTATCTTCGCAAGCACGGCGCCGGCCCGGGCACACGCGTCGCCGCACGAATCGGACGGACCACGGCGATGCCGGTCGCTGTGCTCGGGATCCTCAAGGCGGGAGCCGCCTACGTCCCTCTCGATCCCGATCATCCGGCGGCCCGAATCGAAGCAATGGTCGCCGACGCGGCACCGGCCCTCGTACTCAACTCCTCACGCGTGCCCGGTCCTGCCGGAGAGACTACGGTCCTCACAGACCGACCTGTCATCGACCTGGATTCGGACGTGCTCGCCGCTGCGCTGTCGTCCAGGACGACGCAGACGACACCGTTGGCCACACCGGCACCCGATGACCTCGCCTATGTGATCTTCACATCCGGGTCGACCGGCCGGCCCAAGGGCATCGGCGTCGAACATCAGTCCTTGCTCAATCTCCTCCTCAGCCACCAGGAGACCATCTTCGCTCCGGCTGCGGAACGCCTCGGTCGCGGGTTGCGGGTGGCACACACCGCAGGGATCTCATTCGACGCCGCCTGGGACCCGCTGCTGTGGCTCTTCGCCGGACACGAGCTCCACCTCATCGACTCGCTCACTCGCCGCGACCCCGAGGCCCTGACTGCCTACTTCACCACCCATGGCATCGACTCCATCGAGACGACGCCCTCTTTCATCAAGGCTCTGCTGGCTCACAGCAGCTTCGGCGCGAACGGCCACCCCAGTGTCGTCGCATTGGGCGGAGAAGCAGTCGACAGCGGGCTCTGGAACCAGTTGGCCGCGCGTGAAGGAATGACCTCCTACAACCTGTACGGGCCGGCAGAGACCACCGTCGACAGTCTGACAGCGCCCATCGTTGCCGGCACGTCGCCGATCCTCGGCCAGTCCGTCACCAACACCCGGCACTACGTCCTCGATTCCCGGCTGACCCCTGTGCCCGAACAGGCCACCGGAGAGCTCTACATCGCAGGGCTCAACCTTGCGCGCGGCTATGTGGACCGTCCCGGCACCACATCTGAGCGCTTCGTTGCCGACCCGTTCGCCGACGACGGTTCGAGGATGTACCGCACCGGAGACATCGTCCGCCGGCCCCTGAACGGCGGTGTCGAGTTTCTGGGCCGCGCCGATGAGCAGATCAAACTGCGCGGCTACCGAGTCGAACTCTCCGAGGTGGAACTCGCCCTGCAGGCCGATCCCAGGATCAGTTCGGCCGTGGTCGAACTCAAGCAGAACCAGGCCGGTTACGCTCAGCTGCTCGGTTTCGTCACCTCGCCTTCGCAGCTCGATACCGCCGAGGTGCGCCGAAGCATGAAGGCCCGTGTCCCGGACTACATGGTCCCCTCGTTCATCATGCAGATCGAGGCCATTCCACTCACGGTCAATGGCAAACTCGACCGTCAGGCTCTCCCCGAACCGGAATCGACACGTTCCGAATCCGAGGCACCGAGAGACTCCCAGGAACGGATCGTGGCCGAGGCGTTCAGCGACGTGTTGGGCATTGACTCCGTCGGCATCGACGACGACTTCTTCGAACTCGGCGGACACTCGCTACTCGCCACCCAGCTGGTCGCCTCCCTGCGCACAAGCTTCGCCACCGCACCCGCCCTGCGCGAGGTCTTCCAGCACCCCACCGTCCGCGAGCTCAGCGCCTGCTTCGACCCGAAGGCCACCACCGACGATGCCGGTCATCAGCTCGTCGCCGCAGACCGACCCACCCCGATACCACTCTCATATGCCCAAGCTCGCCTGTGGTTCATCAACCAGTTCGATCCGAGTTCCGCGGCGTACAACATTCCCCTGACTCTGCGCATGCGCGGACGACTCGACGTCAGTGCGCTGCAAGCGGCCATCAACGACGTCATCGCACGGCATGAGAGCCTGCGCACCGTCTTCCCCTGGACGACCGGGCAGCCCGAGCAGGTCATTGCCAACCCGGCCAGCGCCCGCATCGCAATGTCCACCGTCGGTGTCAGTGAAGAGCTCGTCCACCACACCGTGGAAGCAGAGGCCACCCGAGG
Coding sequences within it:
- a CDS encoding MMPL family transporter translates to MKEKLESSSHPRRAVRILIPAALILVWLAVFGFGGMSFGSIDDVSTDERSSFLPSSAESTKVQNEIAKFTGSDAVPAIIVAERSGGLTDTDKEGLDDFAERAADVIPGAESSPVIPSDDKEAAQLVVSIPSDAEIGDVVTQLEDDAAQELAGLDVWVSGPAGFSADLQEAFGGIDGILLLVALAVVFVILVIVYRSPLLPVLVLVSSLTALCAAVLINVALAREGIVTLNGQVQGILFILVIGAATDYSLLYIARCREELRDNPTPFPAAWKAMRGVFEPILASGGTVIVGLLCLLLSDLGSNSALGPVAAVGIACAMLTTLTFLPAMLAVFGRVAFWPRGPRYGTEHPVLTGPNATGLWPGVGRFVAKGPRRLVAGVTLVLVIGCGGLAFLDADGVPQSDFVLGESQARDGQAVIDRHFSGGSGNPAYVLAPSDERREVAEAISSSGGIDGLALVARDSASGTTPIDDDGQVITDSRPGPPAAEATEINGDIMFSLTLSAPADSLEAEGTIEDLRENLSSTQALVGGSTAVDLDTNDTSSRDRTVIIPIVLIVITIMLALLLRSLIAPVLLLATTVLSFGTALGVSAVIFRLIGQPQSDPSVPLYAFVFLVALGIDYNIFLMTRVREEAITHRTREGTLRGLSVTGGVITSAGIVLAATFAALLVIPIQFLLQLAIIVSLGVLLDALIVRTLLVPALSLWIGDRLWWPSRLAKPSKH